In Paenibacillus guangzhouensis, a single window of DNA contains:
- a CDS encoding DinB family protein, translated as MKRKSLVVVPLPDFETEIGRWIWCLEDVRRTIVEKISGISQQHLDAKQTGHSIGSLLYHIAFIEADWLYEDVLGCEWNPKILSFFPQEDRNQDGTLTQIEGQNLDEHLHRLQSVRDELLFHFRSMDMEDWRSSRNLTHYDVSPEWVIYHLIEHESHHRGQIFEMLSNLMGRT; from the coding sequence ATGAAGAGAAAAAGTTTGGTGGTCGTACCCTTACCAGATTTTGAAACAGAAATTGGTAGATGGATATGGTGTTTGGAGGATGTTCGGCGAACTATTGTAGAAAAAATATCAGGAATAAGTCAGCAACATCTTGATGCCAAACAGACCGGTCACTCAATCGGATCGTTGTTATATCATATCGCGTTTATTGAAGCGGACTGGCTCTATGAAGATGTTCTTGGCTGTGAATGGAATCCAAAGATACTTTCCTTTTTTCCTCAAGAAGACCGTAATCAAGATGGCACTTTGACCCAGATAGAGGGACAAAACTTAGATGAACATTTACATCGTCTACAATCTGTACGCGATGAATTGCTTTTCCATTTTCGTTCTATGGACATGGAGGATTGGCGTTCATCAAGAAATCTCACTCATTACGATGTATCACCTGAGTGGGTTATCTACCATCTCATTGAACACGAATCACATCATAGGGGACAGATTTTTGAGATGCTTTCAAATTTAATGGGAAGAACTTAG